One stretch of Nitrosococcus watsonii C-113 DNA includes these proteins:
- the lolA gene encoding outer membrane lipoprotein chaperone LolA, giving the protein MFIKNFYRSRLGFQGALLGMILGSLVFTLRAEEPGARLDTFLQKTHSLRAEFQQILLDERNQPMEESRGVFFLQRPGKFRWDYHKPFSQTIVADGEHVWFYDPDLAQVTVKNQASALGDTPALLLSGKRLPVENFSISNLPSGNHLAWVELRPRDKEAAFERLLLGFDDDGLRQMELHDSFGRTTRLVFSKLEINPSLDPSLFVFTPPEGADVIGGNSP; this is encoded by the coding sequence GTGTTTATTAAAAATTTCTATCGAAGCAGGCTAGGGTTTCAAGGAGCCCTGTTAGGGATGATATTGGGTAGTCTGGTTTTTACTCTGCGCGCGGAGGAACCTGGAGCCCGCCTAGACACTTTCCTGCAAAAGACCCATAGCCTGCGCGCTGAATTTCAGCAGATCTTGCTAGATGAGCGTAATCAGCCTATGGAGGAGAGCCGAGGCGTTTTTTTCCTGCAACGCCCTGGTAAATTCCGTTGGGACTATCATAAACCTTTTTCCCAGACGATCGTGGCAGATGGGGAACATGTCTGGTTTTATGATCCCGACCTGGCGCAGGTAACGGTTAAAAACCAAGCGTCGGCGCTGGGAGATACACCCGCCTTGCTGCTATCCGGTAAGCGCCTACCCGTAGAGAATTTCAGCATCAGCAATCTCCCCTCTGGTAACCACCTGGCTTGGGTGGAACTGCGGCCTCGTGATAAGGAGGCTGCCTTCGAGCGGTTACTGCTGGGATTTGATGATGATGGTTTGCGCCAAATGGAACTGCACGACAGTTTTGGCCGCACCACCCGGCTTGTTTTTTCCAAACTTGAAATCAATCCTTCTCTTGACCCTTCCCTGTTTGTTTTTACTCCCCCGGAAGGGGCTGATGTCATTGGGGGAAATTCCCCGTAA